Proteins encoded in a region of the Zea mays cultivar B73 chromosome 2, Zm-B73-REFERENCE-NAM-5.0, whole genome shotgun sequence genome:
- the LOC100284722 gene encoding gibberellin receptor GID1L2, protein MAEAPTTPPRKAKPPMSRLMRLSIKVVDRVTDATRRADGTLNRFALSLLDPRVPAISSPCRGVASRDVILDGALRLRARLFHPATTSKSTAPLPVIVFFHGGGFAYLSAASPAYDAACRRIARYASAAVLSVDYRRAPEHRFPAPYDDGIAALRFLDDPKNHGHPTPLDVSRCFVAGDSAGGNIAHHVARRYASDVASFRNIRVAGLIAIQPFFGGEERTASELRLDGAAPIVSIDRTDWMWRAFLPPGCDRTHEGANFASPAAAAGLDSQAFPPVLLVIGGFDPLQDWQRRYGEMLKSMGKDVRVVEYPDAIHAFYVFPGFDDARDFMIRIAKFVAESASGGSSS, encoded by the coding sequence ATGGCGGAGGCTCCCACGACGCCGCCGCGGAAGGCGAAGCCGCCGATGTCGCGCCTCATGCGGCTTTCCATCAAGGTCGTGGACAGGGTCACCGACGCCACCCGCCGGGCAGACGGGACGCTGAATCGTTTTGCGCTCTCGCTGCTGGACCCGCGTGTCCCGGCCATCTCCTCCCCTTGCCGTGGCGTCGCCTCCCGGGACGTCATCCTCGACGGCGCcctccgcctccgcgcgcgcctaTTCCACCCGGCCACGACGTCAAAATCCACGGCCCCTCTCCCCGTGATCGTCTTTTTCCATGGCGGCGGGTTCGCGTACCTCTCCGCGGCGTCCCCGGCCTACGACGCCGCGTGCCGCCGCATCGCGCGGTACGCCTCCGCGGCAGTGCTCTCGGTCGACTACCGCCGTGCTCCCGAGCACCGGTTCCCGGCGCCCTACGATGACGGTATCGCGGCGCTGCGCTTCCTCGACGATCCAAAGAACCACGGCCACCCCACCCCGCTCGACGTGTCCCGCTGCTTCGTCGCGGGCGACAGCGCTGGCGGCAACATCGCCCACCACGTGGCCCGCCGCTACGCGTCCGACGTCGCCTCGTTCAGGAACATCCGTGTCGCCGGCCTGATCGCCATCCAGCCCTTCTTCGGCGGCGAGGAGCGGACAGCCTCCGAGCTCCGCCTGGACGGCGCCGCGCCCATCGTGTCCATCGACCGCACCGACTGGATGTGGCGGGCGTTCCTGCCGCCCGGCTGCGACCGTACCCACGAGGGTGCCAACTTCGCATCCCCAGCAGCCGCCGCCGGCCTCGACTCCCAGGCGTTCCCTCCCGTCCTGCTCGTCATCGGTGGCTTCGACCCGCTGCAGGACTGGCAGCGCCGGTACGGCGAGATGCTGAAGAGCATGGGCAAGGATGTGCGGGTGGTTGAGTACCCTGATGCCATCCACGCCTTCTACGTCTTCCCCGGGTTCGACGACGCGCGAGACTTCATGATACGCATCGCCAAGTTCGTCGCCGAAAGCGCCAGCGGCGGAAGTAGCAGCTAG
- the LOC103647971 gene encoding probable carboxylesterase 18 → MGEAADPATGRVAPPMSWRTRLSVLAAGYLTDATCRADGTVNRRLLGMLDKGVAASAAPRNGVASRDVTIDPAVPLRARLFYPCAPAAAEDDDAEAERPAVPVVVFFHGGGFAYLSAASPAYDAACRRIARYAGAAVLSVDYRRSPEHRFPAAYDDGFAALRFLDGGPGPDPDPGAIAGAPPIDAARCFLAGDSAGGNIAHHVARRYALDPSAFTNLRLAGLIAIQPFFGGQERTPAELRLVGAPIVSVPRTDWMWRAFLPHGADRTHEASSPDVATAGIDGAPDFPPATVVIGGYDPLQDWQRRYCDALRGKGKEVRVLEYPDAIHAFYVFPEFAESKDLMLRIKEIVASSE, encoded by the coding sequence ATGGGGGAAGCTGCGGATCCGGCGACGGGGAGGGTGGCACCGCCGATGTCGTGGCGTACGCGGCTCTCCGTGCTCGCCGCGGGGTACCTCACCGACGCCACGTGCCGCGCCGACGGCACAGTCAACCGCCGCCTGCTCGGCATGCTCGACAAGGGCGTAGCGGCGTCCGCGGCCCCGCGCAACGGCGTCGCCTCGCGGGACGTGACCATCGACCCGGCCGTGCCCCTCCGCGCGCGCCTCTTCTACCCCTGCGCTCCCGCCGCCGCCGAGGACGACGACGCGGAGGCGGAGCGTCCGGCGGTGCCCGTCGTCGTGTTCTTCCACGGCGGCGGCTTCGCGTACCTCTCCGCGGCGTCCCCCGCCTACGACGCTGCGTGCCGCCGCATCGCCAGGTACGCCGGCGCGGCGGTGCTGTCCGTCGACTACCGCCGCTCGCCCGAGCACCGGTTCCCCGCCGCCTACGACGACGGCTTCGCGGCGCTCCGCTTCCTCGACGGCGGGCCCGGGCCCGACCCCGACCCCGGCGCGATCGCGGGCGCCCCGCCGATCGACGCCGCGCGCTGCTTCCTCGCGGGGGACAGCGCCGGCGGTAACATCGCGCACCACGTCGCCCGCCGCTACGCGCTGGACCCTTCCGCCTTCACGAACCTCCGCCTCGCCGGCCTCATCGCCATCCAGCCCTTCTTCGGCGGCCAGGAGCGCACGCCCGCCGAGCTGCGGCTCGTCGGCGCGCCCATCGTCTCCGTTCCGCGCACCGACTGGATGTGGCGCGCGTTCCTTCCCCACGGCGCGGACCGCACCCACGAGGCGTCATCCCCCGACGTCGCCACCGCGGGCATCGACGGCGCCCCTGATTTCCCGCCTGCCACGGTCGTCATCGGCGGGTACGACCCGCTGCAGGACTGGCAGCGCCGGTACTGCGACGCGTTGCGCGGTAAGGGGAAGGAGGTGCGGGTGCTGGAGTACCCCGACGCCATCCACGCCTTCTACGTCTTCCCGGAGTTCGCGGAGTCCAAGGACCTCATGCTACGGATCAAGGAGATCGTCGCCAGCAGCGAGTGA